Genomic DNA from Setaria italica strain Yugu1 chromosome V, Setaria_italica_v2.0, whole genome shotgun sequence:
CAGACCGTAGCTCTCAGTCACTAAAAGCCGGTACAGTGTAGTCCTCGCGCAACTCAGCACATGCGGCCTCACGGCCTGAGAGGCAGAGACCAGAGAGCACTTTCCCTTTTCTCCGTGACGCGTGTATCGTACCAACCGGCGCCATCAGTTCGTTCCACACGTCCCATGCCTCTCCCACCGTACGTGCGGTCGGAGACCGCAGGAGCCGCACCAGCAGACCAGCTGCTTGGCCCTGCCCTCGGGCGGCGCCGCAGCCATAGATTGGATTCGCGGAGACGTGGCGTCCTGGCAGCCCACCCCGCACCCTatcctccgccccgccgctcaCCAATCGCCACCGCCAGTTCGCGCCACGCCAGCTTcacgccgccccgcccccccGCTCGTGATCTCGTTCATAAAGAACTGGCCACGCAGCCTCGGAGCCAGACAGCCAGCATTAGCCACCACGACCACGCAGCAGCCGCGCAGCACCTGCGTCCTGCGAGCACACAGCTCCGACCCTCAGCGCTTTGAGTGCCTTGTGTTGTTTGtgaggaggcgcgcgcggcgcggcacagACAGATGGCGCAGTCCATGCTCATGTCGACGAGCGtcagcggcggccgcgcgctgcCGTCGCTGCAggccgcccggccggcggcggcgtaccCGCGGCTCGCGCTGCCGTCGGTGAACAGGCACTCCAAGTCCGTCTCCGTGAAGACCCTGGCACTGTTCGGCAAGTCCAAGGCCGCCAAGGCCGCGCCGGCCAAGAAGGTCCGTGCTGTGCTGCTAATAATATCATTAGgcacgcacgcatgcatgctcctagttttattttcttcttctgttcTGCATGGTGGTGATTGTCATGTCCATGATGGTGTTTCTACAGGTTGCTGCGCCCAAGCCGAAGGTTGAGGACGGTATCTTCGGCACGTCCGGCGGGATCGGTTTCACCAAGGAGAACGAGCTGTTCGTCGGCCGTGTCGCCATGCTTGGCTTTGCCGTGAGTACTTAGCAGAAACTCATCTCGCCCATGTTTTTGCACATGGACGTACTGGAGTGCCTGGGCAATTCATGCACACGCTTACGAAGGAGTAAAAAgaagtctttttttttaacgTACCTTTCACACTGGTCAACCAGCAGggaaaaatattataatttaGCTCGCAAAAGAAACTTCGTCCTTCCGCGAAAAAGCACAGCCATACAATTCGCACTCAGGATATCGTCACACGTCTGTCTGGAGTTAGCAGCTTCCATATGTGAAAGTTCAGTCGGCAACAAATTAAAAGAGGATGAGAAATAATgtgaaaaggaaaataatttcTAGCGGtccaaaaattaaaaattacgGTAATTTGAACCCGAAACAACACATGTACCACTAATTATTAGCAATTCCCAGAATAAAATAAATACATTTTCAAATATATTCTCCACAAATAAAACGACGATTTTATTTACACTGTTCTCGAACATGCCAGGCGTCGCTGCTCGGAGAGGCCATCACCGGGAAGGGCATCCTCGCCCAGCTGAACCTGGAGACGGGCATTCCCATCTACGAGGCGgagcccctcctcctcttcttcatcctcttcaccCTCCTCGGCGCCATTGGTGCTCTCGGAGACCGTGGTACCTTCGTCGACGACGTCACCGGACTCGACAAGGCCGTCATCCAACCCGGCAAGGGCTTCCGCGGCGCCCTCGGCCTCAGCGAGGGAGGTAAAAAATCCATCGCAATACATACTGCATCATCCATGCACTTCACCCAGCGCCGCTAGCTAGATCTGACGAATATTCTGTGCAATGATGCAGGGCCGCTGTTTGGGTTCACCAAGTCGAACGAGCTGTTCGTGGGGCGGCTGGCGCAGCTGGGCGTGGCCTTCTCCATCATCGGCGAGATCATCACGGGGAAGGGCGCGCTGGCGCAGCTCAACATCGAGACGGGCGTGCCCATCAACGAGATCGAGCCGCTCGTGCTCTTCAacgtcctcttcttcttcatcgccGCCATCAACCCCGGAACCGGCAAGTTCATCATCGGCGACGACGAAAAAGAGTAAATCATGCGCATGGTTTTGTTTGTGATTGATCGATCAGTGCGTCTCTGTGCGTGTGCGTGCTTTGTTGTGTATTACGCGTGAGGCCTTTGAAGGTAGGGTGTTGCGTTGGGTTGTATTGTAAAAACAAGAGCTTAGCTAATATCCAATGGCTGCCAGACTGTCAGTGTTCTCTTAGAGTAAGATGTTGTTTAGTTCCGTTTCAAAGAATGAAACCGAAGAGACCTGTGTACCAGCTTCAGGCCAACACGGACGCATTGAACGTAACAATAGCAACGGCACAAATCAGATTTTGACGTTCGGTACTGAGCTGCATTTCTCTATGCTCTGTTCTCCAGTTTTGCCAATGCCTGGCATCCATAATCGCGGCCGGCAAGGCCGAACAACCAAGTTCAGATGTAAATGGGCCTATCTACTTGCACCCGAAAAGCCCGGGTCTATTTAAGCCCAAAGTAATGGGGtcagttcttttctttttgagaacGGTATACTCAGACGGGCCCTGGGCCTGTTGTTTAATTGCATACCTTTAAGCCCAAGGAATATTATTTCAGCTAACCACCAGGCACCAAGGATGGGACAACAATCACCATACATCCAGCTCCATTTTCCTGTACCAGCCATCGACACGGCCGATGCCATTACCAGTCTGCCACGGCACGTACGCGTGCGCCCTAAGTTCATCGCCAAGACCACGCACCTACGGAACGCACAATAGGTCCTTTCACCGGCTCCACACGTCAGTGACACCTTGCAGCTAGTGCTGCAAATCATGTACCCTTACAAGAAGTCCTCTTGACTCTTGAGAAATGAGAACCCAGCTCCAGCTCAAAGTGGGGTTCTATGGAGCCTAGATCAGCCAGCTTGTCAAACCAAAAGGAGCCCCCCTGTTGAATCATGCCATGCATGGGCTGATCTCAAAAGATGCCCCCACTTACATGCTCTCCTGCGATTGTTTATTGGTTCAACCAAAGACGGTGGAGAAAGACTCGGAGAGCTGCAGTCTCAGTCTCTCGGATAGAATCAAATCCTGATCGAGGATTGATGATTGATGAGCCTTTTAAAGCCCAGATTATCAATAAGTACATGCGGGATTTGGAAAACTACGCGTATGATCAAACCACCGAAATTGTTTGCTTCGCTGTTATTGGTTCGCTAGCTACCTGGCCTTCGACGGGCCACCAAATTCAAAAGGGGTTTTCTTTCAGGAGAGTTGGAGTATGGTGGTAGTAGATGGTGGTTTGCATAGATCGCACGCCACACGCAGGGGATGAGCTATCAGGGTGCCTTCCTTTTTTGGTTAAGGGACTTGAGGGATAGGTACCCACGGTCCCACTGACAAGAATACTGGTTGGCTCTGGTGGACCTGCCCGACTACGTCGCGCGGGCTaaggcatgaagatacgtgGAGCATAAGTCCAGAAGCTGGACGAACAGATTTTGTCTGGATATGACGGGATatttgttgtaaaccgactcagatcGTTTTCCAGGTAACATCCGACTACGAtcagatcctatccgattgtgaCCCTatgtcgtcagcctatataagacgGTCAGAGGCGCCCCTCAAGGATAACTCACATCGACTCTTCGCATCCCATACCGgtaatacaatccaccagaacatagAACgcagggtattactctccgaaggtcTAAACTTGTTTAAACCTTGCGTCCCTGTGTTACcgttcgagttcttgatcttatgatctcccccacctacaaatctaccactgaGCATTCTCCGGTAGACTGTCAATCACTGAATCCAAACTCTTGCTCTAATTAGCTAGCCACGAGATAACCTACGTGCAAATGGGATTGGTTCTTTCCTCTCCTTTCCTTTGTCCACGATTCCCCGAGCTGTCGAAAATGGCACCGCGCACGGTTTAGAGGCACCAAATAAAATTGCAGCGAAATTAAAATCTTCTGAACCTGTAGAAACCAAACGAAGAAAGACGGAAGAAACGACGACCGTTGTGCCATCGTGATCGTACTGTGGATACGTGAGTTGTTTGAGCCGCGGGGACCCGGCAAATCACATGGCCGCAGCAATGGCGCATGCACCGAAACAATCAAGCCCTTTGCTCGTACCCCTCCCTCGACTAGTTAAGGTAAGCGCAGTACTAATCAGCCCGTGATTCGACAGGAAAATCGCCAAAGGTGCCGCTGGCCCTTCGGATCATGAGTGAATCTTGGCAATCTGCTTTACGCCGACGCGTGCGTCTGTGAGTAGCCTTTCGCCCTTTCCAGGCCGGAGAGAATACGCGACTGCACTATAATATGTGACGGCGTAGCCAATTTCTATTCCGACGACCAGCTGAACTGAATAAAGTTTGATCTGGACGCAAAAGTTTCAGTCTTAGACAAAAAATAATGACGACGATGGATTGGTGCGCGTCAGCAACCTGTGCGTGTACCGCTGGCTCCGCCGAATACTGACTACGGGTTTGTACCTATTACATGTGGGTGTGTCACTCCAATGTCACAACGATTAGCTTGACACTACGAATGACTCCTCGTTGAGTATGCTGGTGCTGCGTTAATCTCGCTCTCCATCAGCGATCAATGGCAGCATCGTCCCAGCAGGTGCAGCAGGTGCCAACGGGTACGGTGCCAGCATGCTGTTTCAGCACGTACGGGGACACGCTCTGCCGCCGGGCTCTGCATCTTGGATTATTCCAGTGCCTTGGCCGCTCATCCGCTAGAATAGATCGCTACGGACGTGACCGGGGCAAGAGGGCAATGTGTTAACCTCACGGATCCAGACATGCGTTCGTGTTCCGTCGCGACCCGCGCCACGTCGGCAGCAGGTTGGTCGCAGGCTAGCTGCTGGCTCTTTCTCTCCTGTCGCTTGCGTCGCGCGGGCCACACATGGCGGCCTGGAGCTAGTACCTTCATCGCTAAGAACTTCCATTTTTTTAACAATATAGGAGTAATAAACAGttataagaagaagaaaaataaaggcAGATGCTGTTTTGATTTTACTAACTCCTCTCCACTTGTGCCTGCATATTTGGTGTTTCAAGATTCAACGTTCAAACCATGATGACATCTGCTACTAACTACTCCAGGTGCGtagtaatgttttttttttattttgacaaTGTTACTTTGATATCTTTGGCATCTTGCCGTCCTCTTCATGGATCGACAGCAAAACGTACACCGGCATTAGTTTTTTTTCGTTGTGTCGTGATCATAGGATGCTGCGGGCAATAAACTGCGAGGCGAGCACATGACCAAACATGCCACGCTTCTGAACTCTGATGGGCACGTACACCCGTGCCCATGCTGCCCGTAGCTCTCGTCCCCCGGCCGGGCCGACTACACgcgtttagtttttttttttctcccatgCCTGTGTCCCCTGGCTCGTACGTACTGCTGGGACGCCAGCCTAAGCGATAGCATGTACTCCGTATACACAGCACAGTGGGAGTTCATCTCTTCATTCTTCAATTCCCCCACGGACCTCTCTGCTAGCTAGGTTGCGTTCGGGGGTGGACCTGGATTTTCAGCCACTGCCCGGCCGCTGAAACAATTATCTATTTTTAAATTGCAAGTGGTATTCGATGTTCAATTGTACTGAAAGTTGTAGCAGAGACGTCTGCTGTTGCAGCCGGATGCGTTGGTTGACAACTTATTAGATAGACATGACGAGCTGATAGCATGACCACCCTAATTGACACTCGCAAAAATCTTCTTCTCCAATCGCTAGCCACACCTCGCCGCCCACGCACGCACCCCCTCCATGCAAGCAAACACAAAGCCAACTCCACATCACACCCCACCCTGATGCATCTCGATCTCCGGACTAAATGCGATCGGCGAACTCGAGTAGCGTTCCAGCACGCAGCAGCGTCGCCATGCGCAGTACAGAGTAGAGCCCAGCCGATCGATCGAGAGCACGCATGACGCATGACTCGTGAAGCCTcggcagggaggaggagatgTCCAGACGGTCACGTACGCCCTTGCCACCATGACGCGCAGGTAACGTAGCTGCACACATCAACTCCCCGGAGTCGGCAGGTCACCGGCTCCCCGCCCTTCTTGGCGCGCGCCCGAGCACTACACATGTACGTCTCCCTCGCGTCCTCGCGCTCCCCACGTCCCCCGCACCCGGCCCGGCCTGAACTGTCACGGAGGCTGGGGGAATTAACTGCGGCGACGGCAAAGGATACGTGCAGTGTTGCGCGGCGTACCGGCCCATACGCGATGTAACACGGGCTACGCGCGCCGCGACACTTGGCTCGTGCGGTCGTGTCGTGCGTGTGACTAGGCCTTGATTACACGAGGCCACGGTttggtggtgtggtgtggtgtggcgGCCACGGCATTTGGCGCCCGGACATGAATAGTGCCGGCCGGCTCGCCATCATCTACTCCTGCTTAATCAGCCAGGAGACAGTACGGGAAACAaagccgccgcgcgccgcctaaTTACCTTTAGCTACCGGGTGATCATGGCGGGGGTACACGCACGCGCGCTCACATGGCGCCGGACAGCGAGCGTCGGCCGGCTCCATGCATGATTTGTCCGGCGCCCATGTTTTCCGGGGACGGGAACATATGGGAAAGGGAGAGGCTGTACGTGGCCGCAGCGGTAGACCAGTAGTGGACCCCACGTATAACATTTTAGACATCTGCTGTCTATTTGATTTGCCATGTACAGCTAAAAATAGCTTGTATAATGAGCCGTCTATTTAGCTGTCTACAATCTATTTAATTCATTCGCACAAAGGGTGATCATACATCCATCCTTTTATTATTTCTTCTTCGCTCATCCTTAGCTTCGTGACTGCAACTTGTGAGCACTGAGCAGGATGGCGCCGCCGTCTTCTCCAATTCGTCGCCTGTAAAGCTCTCAGTCGGGTTGAACTTGAAAAGCTTTATTTTGGTTCATGAATCATGGCATGATGCATGTATCGAAATGAAAACTATTTTTGAGCATAACGGCGTATTCAAAATCACAAGGCAATAATTGCGCTTATAGTTTATTAGTTGACAAGATTGCTAAAGCACCCCGTGACGGATATAATACGTGGCCAAACTTATCCAAGTTTGTTTTAGTGGAAAAACTAAGCCTAATCCAATAATCCATGATCCAACCCATGAGCGCTTGAATGGTTTGTCATTGTAACGTATATATTTCCCCATATGAACAGCCAAATACCCGAACCTAGCTCCGgaattctttcttctttttgaacGTTAGGCCCTGTTTAGCACATCttcactcctaaactccagcaactccatcaaaaaattcagccaaacaccccaactccaaaactccatggagttgccaacttcatggagctgtagtgcaaatggaggtggagttttggagcacctcttttgctactccagaaaccactcttttgaacctcctcgtggagttggtggataattacccaccaacgcCACTGGTTACATAGAAAAATGGTTCGTTCTATTTTCCTCCGAGACTCCACGCGCTCGTCCCCACCGGTCTCCACCGCGCTAGCGCCGCCCGTCGCtcccgctgccggccgccgtggcccctCCGTCCCCCGCGCTCCGGCCttggagctccgccgccggccgcccgcaccgccgcccgcccgagccccgccgccggccgcacccccgccgcccgcacccCCGCCGCTGGCAGCACCACCCACCTGCTGGTaccttcccctcctcttcctttggGTGACCAGTGGGCAACGAcagagagaggaaaaagaaaggaggaagaaaggagggggagaggatgacgagtggggcctgaattgggggcaacaatggcaattaacactgaaattgatttttttggagctgagagtacccatctagccaaacaccccattttatttctggagttctggagtggagctgactcTACCTGAAGTTTTGGAgtagagcagctccacccagagctggagccatgccaaacaggaccttagttcCGAATTTTTCGTGTGTAAGCACAACAATGTATATGATCCGTGTTGGACTCTTTACCTTAACTTGTGTAGGATACCAGTTGTCACATGGGGTATCGTTAGGAATTTAATGACATGTAGGAGCTTATAAATACCACGAAAACCTTTTTACATAAATTTCAAATAAAAGAAACGGCCTTCTAAGTCTTAAATAGAACTTTAAGAAAAATTGGGAGATTGCAACTTCACTCATACACTTTTTACGAGTAATCCCCACTCATACACTTTGAAAAGGCTGTAAAGAGACTTTCTCCGAGTCTGAATTCTGAAAGGTGTTTTTCCTGATCAAAAGAACCGGAACCCCAATTCAAGCGAAACGGAATTTTACACGTCGGATTCGACGGCGAACCGAAGCCAGCCAGGCCCGGACGGCCCACGCGCCCGGCGCGGGACACAGACACCGGCGCGCGGGGCCCACCCGACGTCCgctcctccccgtccccctTGGCACCTTCCATTCCCCTcccggcctcccctccccttccgcTCTCACGCTGGCGCGGCTTACCCGTCACGCTGCGCTCCTACcatcagcaccaccaccaccaccactataTAATCCCCGATCGCCTCGCGCACACGCACACCGACCCGCCGGCCGACGAGGCGCAACCGCGCAAGCGCAACGCAACGCAAACCcacacgcgccgccgccgccgcctgcgcagTACCGGcccgctcctccctcctctcagGTGCGATCAGGCTACGGGCTACGGCCGCCTTGGACCCCCCGCGGGCTGCGCCGCCGGACCGTGCTTGCTCAGGCCGAGGGGGACGAGCGGGGCACGCGGCCGCGGCTAAcccgggcggcggggtgcggagGCGGAGAAGGTAGGTATGGAGAAGTACGAGGCGGTGCGGGACATCGGGTCGGGGAACTTCGGGGTGGCGCGGCTGATGCGCAACCGTGAGACCCGGGAGCTCGTCGCCGTCAAGTGCATCGAGCGTGGACATCGGGTTCGTTGGCTTTTCTAACTTTTTGTTACGGTTTGTTCGGCTTGGTGTTGGATTAATTCTGGGTGGATTGCGACGGGGCTCTAATTTTGTTGGTTTTGTACTTTTGGGGATCTGAATTCTGCAGATTGACGAGAATGTGTACAGAGAGATCATCAACCACCGCTCGCTGCGCCACCCCAACATCATTCGCTTCAAGGAGGTTCGTCGATGTGGACCGAAACGTTTAATTGCCCTCTCGATAATTAAGCTTCACCTTTTTTTTAAATACCACAGGTTGTATGGTGCTATTTTAGTTCTAGGGAGAGGCGCCAAAAGGGGGTGGCGGATCAAGGATTTTTTGAAAATACATTTTGTAGTTAGTTCGAGACGTTGTTGATTCCTCTTAACTGCATGTAGTGGAGGAATCTTTTGATTGGTGCTGTTTAATTAGGCGCCAACTTTTGCTACTTTCCTCGGTCCTTTGTCCCTTTCCTTTTTGGCTATTCCCCTTGCATTTCTTACGAATTAGGTATGCATTTTAATGTCAGGGATGCATGCGCTTTAGGTACTAGTTCAAAACTTTAAAGTGCAaagttttctgtttaaattgtCGTGAAGTTTTAAATGGATGAAGAAATCAGATTGTGCCTCCACACTGTTAGCTTCAGCAGTATATTTTcttcacatttttttttctgaatcacATGGTTTTAATTGTTTTGGGTAAAAATTCCGCAGGTGATACTTACACCAACACATCTTATGATAGTGATGGAGTTcgcagcaggcggagagctcttCGATAGAATCTGTGATCGTGGGCGGTTCAGTGAGGATGAGGTCCCAGAATTTGTTCCCGAGCTTATGTTAATCTTTTAATGAAAGAGTAatgctcaattttttttctgctTAATGCAGGCCCGATATTTCTTTCAGCAGTTGATCTGTGGCGTGAGCTATTGCCATCACATGGTACAAAACACACAAACAAAAGATTTTCTTGTTCAGTCTACAAACTAAAACCCCATCCTACATTTTAAGAACAAAAGTTTCGTATatttgtgtgtgtttttttagTAGAGTCGCTGGTTTTTGTTAGTGTGAAAACTGTACTTTGATGTACGAGCTTCATATCTATTTTATTATTTCCCATAATTTattctgagggtgaaatttTCAAAAACCAGCAAATATGCCATCGAGATTTGAAGCTGGAGAATGTTCTCTTGGATGGTAGCCCAGC
This window encodes:
- the LOC101764210 gene encoding photosystem II 22 kDa protein, chloroplastic is translated as MAQSMLMSTSVSGGRALPSLQAARPAAAYPRLALPSVNRHSKSVSVKTLALFGKSKAAKAAPAKKVAAPKPKVEDGIFGTSGGIGFTKENELFVGRVAMLGFAASLLGEAITGKGILAQLNLETGIPIYEAEPLLLFFILFTLLGAIGALGDRGTFVDDVTGLDKAVIQPGKGFRGALGLSEGGPLFGFTKSNELFVGRLAQLGVAFSIIGEIITGKGALAQLNIETGVPINEIEPLVLFNVLFFFIAAINPGTGKFIIGDDEKE